From Paenibacillus sp. V4I7, one genomic window encodes:
- a CDS encoding DUF3656 domain-containing protein, with the protein MRTIRREDIELLAPAGDWDCLRAAVANGADAVFFGVEKFNARARAHNFTMAELPDIMSFLHLYGVKGFLTFNILVFEEELNDAKQLIDACVDAGVDAVIVQDLGLVKMIRQISPDFPIHGSTQMTITSPEAVEFTKPFDIERVVLGRENNLKQIKQIGDQAKLPMEVFVHGALCVSYSGQCLTSEMWGGRSANRGECAQACRLPYDLMVDGVQKPMGDVTYLLSPKDLAAIEIVPELIEAGVRSFKIEGRLKTPEYVANVVSKYRRAIDRYFDGEDARPTKEEVRELQQSFSRGFTVGFLNGTNNKQLVDGTFPKSRGVFVGRIKQILRDGVICELEAPLKRGDGLVFDAGDPTKKEEGGRIYDLRRKGEKLEGEAEGGLIEIIMGRNDVELGRLHVGDRIWKTNDPQLDKRLRQTFETDKPYRTFPVSVKVSGIEGEPLKSWWTDIQGGHTVFVQSELPLVRAEKRPMDEQLFTEQFGRLGGTIYALSQLDVQLTGELIVPMRELNSMRRMAVELMEDERQKPPVYMKREIGVYDDVIQSAAESAIANAAANTPALSLAERKAVELTALCRNLDQVKAVLETTEIEFIYADFEFIKQFPAAVEAVRAAGRKIALVTPRIHMPGETGYFNHILKLNPDAVLIRNTGAAYFFLKHRLENPDAPKPQLIGDFSLNVANHKTAALFLEAGLSKITPSYDLNIQQMVDLLRRAETSKLEVVIHQHMPMFHTEHCVYCTFLSEGTDFTNCGRPCEDHSVSLQDRVGMSHPVRVDEGCRNTVYNAVDQSGAEYLSHFMDLGIRSFRVEFLEETPDKVREILDLYRRAIDGEISGTQVWRSLKATNQLGVTRGQLVK; encoded by the coding sequence ATGCGTACGATACGCAGAGAAGATATAGAATTGTTAGCCCCTGCGGGGGATTGGGATTGTTTGAGAGCAGCTGTTGCCAATGGGGCGGATGCCGTATTTTTTGGTGTGGAGAAATTTAATGCTAGAGCACGTGCGCATAACTTTACGATGGCTGAACTGCCGGATATTATGTCGTTCCTTCATTTATATGGGGTAAAAGGCTTTCTTACTTTCAACATCCTCGTATTTGAGGAAGAACTGAATGATGCGAAGCAATTGATTGATGCATGTGTCGACGCTGGTGTGGATGCAGTCATTGTACAGGATCTTGGTCTGGTTAAAATGATACGTCAGATCTCTCCGGATTTCCCGATTCACGGATCCACACAGATGACGATTACATCGCCTGAGGCGGTTGAATTTACGAAGCCGTTCGATATTGAACGCGTTGTTTTAGGGCGCGAAAATAACTTGAAGCAGATTAAGCAAATCGGCGATCAAGCGAAGCTTCCGATGGAAGTATTCGTGCATGGTGCGCTTTGCGTATCTTATTCCGGTCAGTGTCTGACTTCTGAAATGTGGGGCGGACGTTCAGCTAACCGCGGAGAATGCGCACAAGCATGCCGCTTGCCGTATGATTTGATGGTCGATGGCGTGCAAAAGCCGATGGGCGATGTCACGTATTTGCTGTCGCCAAAGGATTTGGCAGCGATAGAGATCGTGCCGGAGCTAATTGAAGCCGGCGTACGCTCTTTCAAAATTGAAGGACGTCTGAAGACTCCTGAATATGTGGCCAATGTCGTGAGCAAGTATCGCCGTGCGATTGACCGTTATTTCGATGGGGAGGATGCTCGTCCGACCAAAGAAGAGGTTCGTGAGCTTCAACAAAGCTTCTCGCGTGGATTTACAGTTGGTTTCTTGAATGGAACCAACAATAAGCAGCTTGTCGACGGCACGTTTCCGAAGAGCCGCGGGGTTTTCGTGGGCCGCATCAAGCAGATTTTGCGCGATGGCGTGATCTGTGAGCTGGAGGCGCCGCTCAAGCGCGGCGACGGGCTTGTTTTCGACGCCGGGGATCCGACGAAGAAGGAAGAAGGCGGGCGCATCTACGATTTGCGCCGCAAGGGAGAGAAGCTCGAAGGTGAAGCCGAGGGCGGACTCATCGAGATCATTATGGGACGCAATGATGTGGAGCTGGGCCGTCTGCATGTCGGGGACCGCATCTGGAAGACGAATGATCCACAGCTGGACAAGCGCCTGCGCCAGACGTTTGAGACCGACAAGCCTTACCGGACTTTCCCAGTAAGCGTGAAGGTCAGCGGTATAGAAGGTGAGCCGCTCAAGAGCTGGTGGACGGATATCCAAGGCGGACATACCGTCTTCGTACAATCCGAGCTTCCGCTGGTTCGCGCGGAGAAAAGACCAATGGACGAGCAGCTCTTTACAGAGCAGTTCGGACGCCTTGGCGGTACGATTTATGCGCTCAGTCAGCTGGATGTGCAGCTGACCGGCGAGCTGATCGTGCCGATGCGAGAACTTAACAGCATGCGCCGCATGGCTGTGGAGCTGATGGAAGACGAGCGGCAGAAACCACCGGTTTACATGAAGCGTGAAATCGGCGTGTATGACGATGTGATTCAGTCAGCTGCTGAGTCAGCTATCGCCAATGCTGCCGCGAATACTCCTGCCCTTTCCCTAGCGGAACGCAAGGCTGTGGAGCTTACTGCACTTTGCCGTAACTTGGATCAGGTGAAGGCCGTGCTTGAGACCACGGAAATCGAGTTTATTTACGCGGATTTCGAATTTATTAAGCAGTTCCCTGCGGCCGTGGAAGCCGTTCGTGCAGCCGGGCGCAAAATTGCCTTGGTGACACCGCGTATTCATATGCCTGGGGAAACGGGCTATTTTAACCATATATTAAAGCTTAATCCGGATGCGGTATTGATCCGCAATACGGGCGCAGCCTACTTTTTCTTGAAGCATCGGTTGGAAAATCCGGACGCGCCGAAACCGCAGTTAATCGGGGATTTCTCGCTCAATGTGGCCAACCACAAAACGGCTGCCTTGTTCCTAGAAGCGGGCCTATCGAAGATTACGCCTTCGTACGATTTGAACATTCAGCAAATGGTCGATTTGCTTCGCCGCGCTGAGACCTCGAAGCTTGAGGTTGTTATCCATCAGCACATGCCGATGTTCCATACGGAGCACTGCGTGTACTGTACGTTCCTGAGCGAGGGCACTGACTTTACAAACTGCGGTCGTCCTTGTGAGGATCACAGCGTTTCTTTGCAAGACCGTGTCGGTATGTCCCATCCGGTTCGTGTTGATGAAGGCTGCCGTAATACGGTGTATAACGCGGTGGATCAATCTGGTGCTGAGTACTTGAGTCATTTCATGGATTTAGGCATCCGTTCCTTCCGTGTGGAGTTCCTGGAAGAGACGCCTGACAAGGTGCGCGAAATTCTCGACTTGTACCGTCGCGCGATTGATGGTGAGATTAGCGGTACGCAAGTATGGCGTTCGTTGAAAGCGACGAACCAATTAGGTGTTACTCGCGGTCAGCTGGTGAAGTAG
- a CDS encoding acyl carrier protein, whose amino-acid sequence MSNEELAAQLEQHIRERYEIAEDDDDFDVDVHLFDYGFIDSIGATALIAHIEKTYSIQVTNQDLMLYSMNTVSEIADFISKKTAR is encoded by the coding sequence ATGTCTAATGAAGAATTAGCAGCGCAGCTTGAACAGCATATTCGCGAGCGTTATGAAATTGCTGAGGATGACGATGATTTTGATGTTGATGTTCATCTGTTTGATTATGGGTTCATTGACTCCATCGGTGCCACAGCGCTTATCGCCCATATTGAGAAAACGTACAGTATCCAAGTAACGAATCAAGATTTAATGCTGTACTCCATGAACACGGTAAGCGAAATTGCCGATTTTATTTCCAAGAAGACTGCGAGGTAA
- a CDS encoding ABC transporter permease subunit: MRRIWAICSKELQMYFFSPVAYVAFAFYVLLSSFFFYINFVNGQPPIVDARSVVGNTTFVYLFIIPLLTMRLIADEFRQGTDELLLTSPAGIGEIVMGKYLSAFIVQVGLVGISLIYPLIMSAFGTLDKPVMWLSYLSMFLLGCAMMAIGLFASSLSNNQMVAGISGFVILLMLWLLDWVSGGMTGKLKDYVGQFSLTSHLTNLQKGVLHGGDILFYITLTAVFLVLCIQVLERKRWR; this comes from the coding sequence ATGCGTAGAATCTGGGCCATTTGCTCGAAAGAGCTGCAAATGTATTTCTTTTCGCCCGTTGCTTACGTGGCATTCGCTTTCTATGTGCTGTTATCGAGCTTTTTCTTCTACATCAACTTCGTTAACGGCCAGCCACCGATTGTGGATGCGCGTTCCGTTGTTGGAAACACCACATTCGTGTATCTGTTTATCATCCCGCTTTTAACGATGCGTCTCATCGCAGATGAGTTCCGTCAAGGCACCGACGAGCTGCTTCTGACTTCACCTGCGGGTATTGGCGAGATCGTGATGGGTAAATATTTATCCGCTTTTATTGTACAAGTGGGGCTAGTGGGGATCAGCTTGATCTACCCGCTCATAATGTCTGCCTTCGGAACGCTGGATAAGCCTGTTATGTGGTTGTCTTATCTAAGTATGTTCCTATTAGGCTGCGCGATGATGGCCATTGGCTTGTTCGCTTCCAGTTTATCCAACAATCAGATGGTTGCCGGTATTTCAGGCTTTGTTATTTTGCTTATGTTATGGCTGCTCGACTGGGTAAGCGGCGGTATGACAGGCAAGCTGAAGGATTATGTCGGTCAATTCTCATTGACGAGCCATCTGACGAACTTGCAAAAAGGCGTCCTGCATGGCGGAGACATCCTCTTTTACATCACATTAACAGCAGTGTTCCTCGTTCTTTGCATACAAGTCCTTGAAAGAAAGCGCTGGAGGTGA
- a CDS encoding GldG family protein: MNKWIRGTNATVLSIAVIGIFIILTIFLHSLKGFQVDLTKNKSFTLSEQTVATLKNLNQDIHIVAFTNSGDNNDFVTRQVTDMVTEYKKQSGKITYDEYDMLKQPSMAKQYGVDQGGTIIFEMGSKKQNINFYELFVGQQDGSYTFSGEEKFTQAIKSLTSTEKHTVYLLSGHQEYPLNAMTILKSSLEAANYVVKDLNLFVEGKIPDDAQMLLLLGPQNDLNDKEAELIQAYLKDKGKIYMALGFNKDMATKWKNIDAIMKTYGIQDQHAIAIEAKQTSLYDPLTIIPEYGSHEITDKLSSNNLITMLSLAVSLNADESAPDYTQSLLLKTTDKAYGETDINLLAQSKTKQDTTDVKGPLNLGYAISGKDNKPKAVILGGSTFVLDEDIQNQGNKDFALNSIGWLQEQKDQITIRPRQGDAFQQAMITPSQANTIFLVTIVFLPLLFLVIGGLIWWRRRRG; the protein is encoded by the coding sequence ATGAATAAGTGGATACGGGGAACTAATGCGACTGTTTTATCGATCGCCGTTATCGGCATTTTCATCATTTTGACCATCTTCCTTCACTCGCTGAAAGGCTTTCAGGTCGATTTGACGAAAAATAAGAGCTTTACGCTCTCCGAGCAAACAGTTGCCACACTCAAAAACTTAAATCAAGATATTCACATCGTTGCCTTTACGAATAGTGGGGACAACAACGATTTTGTGACGCGACAAGTCACCGATATGGTGACCGAATATAAGAAGCAAAGCGGCAAGATTACGTATGATGAGTACGATATGCTGAAACAGCCTTCGATGGCCAAGCAGTATGGTGTCGATCAAGGCGGAACGATTATTTTTGAAATGGGTTCTAAAAAGCAGAATATCAATTTCTATGAATTGTTTGTCGGCCAACAGGATGGTTCCTACACGTTCTCAGGGGAAGAGAAGTTTACCCAGGCCATTAAGAGCCTCACGTCGACAGAGAAGCACACGGTTTATCTGCTTTCGGGCCATCAGGAATATCCATTGAATGCCATGACTATATTGAAAAGCAGTTTGGAAGCCGCTAATTATGTCGTGAAGGACCTTAATCTATTCGTTGAGGGTAAAATACCGGACGATGCGCAGATGCTCCTGCTGCTTGGACCGCAAAATGATCTGAACGACAAAGAAGCTGAGCTGATTCAGGCTTATTTGAAAGATAAAGGCAAGATTTATATGGCATTAGGCTTTAATAAAGATATGGCGACCAAGTGGAAAAATATCGATGCCATCATGAAAACATACGGTATCCAAGATCAACATGCGATCGCGATTGAAGCGAAACAAACTTCGCTCTACGATCCGCTGACGATTATTCCGGAGTACGGCTCTCATGAGATTACCGACAAGCTGTCCAGCAATAATTTGATTACGATGTTGTCGCTGGCGGTTAGTTTGAATGCCGATGAAAGTGCACCGGACTATACGCAGTCCTTGCTTCTGAAAACAACGGACAAAGCGTATGGCGAAACGGATATTAACTTGCTTGCACAATCCAAAACAAAGCAGGATACGACAGATGTCAAAGGACCGCTTAACCTTGGCTACGCGATTTCGGGTAAGGATAACAAGCCTAAAGCCGTTATTCTAGGGGGATCGACGTTCGTACTGGATGAAGATATTCAGAATCAAGGTAATAAGGATTTTGCTCTGAACAGTATCGGCTGGCTGCAGGAACAGAAGGATCAGATTACGATCCGTCCGCGTCAAGGGGATGCCTTCCAACAAGCGATGATTACGCCTAGCCAAGCGAATACTATTTTCCTCGTAACGATCGTGTTCTTACCGCTCTTGTTCCTAGTGATTGGCGGCTTGATTTGGTGGAGGAGGAGACGAGGATGA
- a CDS encoding MBOAT family O-acyltransferase — protein sequence MFYMHMNAIIAMIGMVAVLMLTRKWANNKRILMIIFSLCFLLLFSEKLLIFYAAFTVINYAGFVYLCRTTLWRKATFIFAIAANVVGVFLGVRLFVMDIFHNPLFDAIIYLGLIYNVLKVIDAYYFAYFFGKEGQVPAIDYANYLLFIPTFTSGPILKFRDFMADSKKPYSVDAALFEDSVKRIILGLFKKIVVVTWMTSIFDQVLKQDLHTHQSLFLLIWFYALIYFDFSGYSDMAIGFGRLMGYTMPENFKRPLFSPSMTQFWRNWHATLGDFFRDHIFMFFSRTAPSRWVASSLSVLIMVLIGLWHGFTWLYFFYGLYHGIILAIENIFKITTVNKKKVSKTYFYFRCFVTQALVTFSVIIYSSNYETVLRIYKGLLHFTG from the coding sequence ATGTTTTATATGCACATGAACGCAATTATCGCTATGATTGGCATGGTTGCCGTTCTGATGCTCACCCGCAAGTGGGCTAATAACAAACGCATTCTGATGATTATTTTCAGCCTCTGCTTTCTGCTGCTGTTCAGCGAGAAGCTGCTCATTTTCTATGCTGCTTTTACGGTCATTAATTATGCTGGCTTTGTTTATCTATGCCGAACGACATTATGGCGTAAAGCGACCTTTATTTTCGCGATTGCCGCTAATGTTGTCGGTGTATTTCTCGGTGTCCGGCTTTTCGTCATGGACATTTTTCACAATCCTTTATTCGATGCTATCATCTATTTAGGCCTCATTTATAACGTTCTTAAAGTGATCGATGCTTATTATTTCGCATATTTCTTCGGTAAAGAAGGTCAAGTTCCAGCCATAGATTACGCGAATTACCTGCTATTCATTCCAACTTTTACATCGGGGCCGATTTTAAAATTCCGTGATTTCATGGCCGATAGCAAAAAGCCTTACAGCGTAGACGCTGCGCTCTTCGAAGACAGTGTGAAACGGATCATTTTAGGATTGTTTAAAAAAATCGTTGTCGTCACCTGGATGACCAGCATTTTCGATCAAGTGCTAAAGCAGGATCTACACACTCATCAGTCGTTATTTCTATTGATCTGGTTCTACGCACTCATTTACTTCGATTTCTCTGGTTATTCCGATATGGCGATCGGCTTTGGGCGATTGATGGGCTATACGATGCCTGAGAACTTCAAGCGTCCACTCTTCTCGCCTTCCATGACGCAGTTTTGGCGGAATTGGCACGCGACGTTAGGTGATTTTTTCCGAGATCATATCTTCATGTTCTTCTCCCGTACTGCTCCATCCCGTTGGGTAGCCTCCAGCTTGTCCGTTCTGATTATGGTCTTAATTGGTCTATGGCATGGTTTCACATGGCTTTATTTCTTTTACGGGCTCTACCATGGGATCATTCTGGCCATCGAAAATATATTTAAAATCACTACCGTTAACAAAAAGAAAGTATCCAAAACCTATTTCTACTTCCGTTGTTTCGTGACACAAGCGTTGGTTACGTTCTCGGTTATTATCTACAGCTCCAATTATGAGACGGTACTTCGAATCTATAAAGGCTTGCTTCATTTTACTGGGTGA
- a CDS encoding VCBS repeat-containing protein, giving the protein MSKIRVLKLLIGLGVISSLLLIVLLLFLPKADETKLLYATSGDLYDAAAYGNFQQTLQAGVHIDKQNLPSLSTSQLRKYDAIYLDPALAQDAGWTEQASKLVTFVKQGGHLLVENEFADRFPLDFLGAARIVDLKKVPLNKFGSPFLSGDSLSLSYPQVPVNLQGIQQTFQLFTQSYLKHNTMDDLPGFNLGFGFDPSTGQTIVAMNKPMESKMPVSLVMQNRVGKGTVLISSNFLPNRYFLTGYDMMSGMDPNLGFSQLAAKYQAAMKRVPGTTYFNRKTLPIEPYFNFAFAAANMQYRSELLAYVSKETLGYSVKKMLGPYGRPAMAFQNHFEAMPAIGQKDGIAWAEKLKEYNEIPSFTLVRNAFYWGQWHESVTVQLNTGTNAQPKFVGELPGSGYASGLHVMAAGKPLRQALFPQYRDLSSAIELPYRAYPAAADMNGDGRTDLVVGSSDGFVYVYTNQGVDAAAYTSEPPPDGLALPDTFGAPMKLLLESGLPLQLGPYSAVHAADVNGAGRTDLVVSDESGAVLLLPQLASGRFTKPAALLAGGKALQLPGGPAAPSVADVDGDGKLDLVLGGADGQVWLYKGRSAVGLELEAQGSALFPLPNKSTHAAPSVRDINGDGRLDIVVGSSDGDLQVYLQGSDNGAWTPQGPLQGATLNQVGDHALVAGHYSVPLWIDLNHDGKDDLVVGGIEFGSPVSIDDPQFPYQAELKEFIQYARDNHLQIDPHVFVHNFKSAEQERTELSLHKKAFDKLGIPWLHLGTNQHTWRINNIDHQQTLENEQQQGLWYNFGFLSPDSPVIPRPEEIWSLPFLLQDKQGNTDHTMLIHTPTPVLRTGDYATTDVFESMVKLDMPIDYFEHIEYHFPVPSLVADLTNFADYFNKLRMKHDYNFMTETQMAKSFLTAMKSEVRISQSWASYLWDKLKDRLAGGSPHFHATLTPNTDKVPSLAGEYAATLGVVIEKGEKLALYSLQSDSDIYTTIDNRFYLGLAKPSSIGIGATKEKFHVVRSNIPFELTQQGNTHQLILKSAGLQQVKVFSPTELRFDESSEVKIEHDAQTHMYTITRYGDLTTLSFTSK; this is encoded by the coding sequence TTGTCGAAAATTCGTGTTCTTAAGTTATTGATCGGACTAGGCGTCATCAGTAGCCTATTACTCATTGTCCTTCTTTTATTTTTGCCAAAAGCAGATGAAACCAAGCTCCTCTATGCAACAAGCGGGGATCTTTATGATGCGGCAGCCTATGGAAATTTTCAGCAAACCTTGCAAGCAGGCGTTCACATTGATAAACAAAACCTGCCTTCTTTATCAACGAGCCAGCTTCGTAAGTACGATGCAATTTATCTGGATCCTGCCCTTGCGCAAGATGCCGGGTGGACGGAACAAGCTTCGAAACTCGTAACATTCGTGAAGCAGGGCGGGCATTTATTAGTGGAAAATGAGTTTGCTGACCGGTTTCCGCTGGATTTTCTTGGAGCTGCCAGAATTGTTGATTTAAAAAAGGTACCACTGAACAAATTTGGCTCGCCTTTCTTATCAGGGGATTCACTGTCTCTCAGCTACCCGCAAGTGCCAGTTAATCTTCAGGGCATTCAACAAACCTTTCAATTATTTACGCAAAGCTATCTTAAGCATAATACAATGGACGATCTACCTGGTTTTAACCTCGGATTCGGTTTCGATCCCTCCACAGGTCAAACGATTGTGGCAATGAATAAACCAATGGAGTCGAAGATGCCTGTTTCACTTGTTATGCAGAACCGCGTTGGAAAAGGTACCGTGCTGATCAGCAGTAACTTTCTGCCTAACCGGTACTTCCTAACAGGCTACGACATGATGAGCGGCATGGACCCGAACCTAGGCTTCTCTCAGCTGGCTGCAAAGTACCAAGCAGCAATGAAACGAGTTCCGGGAACAACTTATTTCAATAGAAAAACGTTACCGATTGAGCCTTACTTTAACTTTGCTTTTGCTGCAGCGAACATGCAGTATCGCAGTGAACTACTGGCTTATGTATCGAAAGAAACACTTGGTTACAGTGTGAAAAAAATGCTTGGACCTTACGGAAGGCCCGCGATGGCCTTTCAGAATCATTTTGAGGCGATGCCGGCAATTGGGCAAAAGGATGGCATCGCTTGGGCGGAGAAGCTGAAGGAATATAACGAGATTCCATCGTTTACACTTGTCCGCAACGCCTTCTACTGGGGGCAGTGGCATGAGAGCGTGACGGTACAGCTTAACACGGGGACGAACGCGCAGCCGAAGTTCGTCGGTGAGCTGCCCGGCTCGGGATACGCGAGCGGACTGCACGTGATGGCTGCCGGCAAGCCCCTGCGGCAGGCTTTGTTTCCGCAGTATCGCGATCTGTCGAGCGCGATTGAGCTGCCTTACCGCGCGTACCCGGCAGCCGCGGATATGAACGGCGACGGCCGCACGGACCTCGTCGTCGGCAGTTCGGATGGATTCGTGTATGTGTACACGAATCAAGGCGTTGACGCGGCGGCCTACACGAGTGAGCCGCCGCCTGACGGCTTGGCGCTGCCGGACACGTTCGGCGCGCCGATGAAGCTGTTGCTGGAGTCCGGCTTGCCGCTCCAGCTTGGCCCTTACAGTGCCGTTCACGCCGCAGACGTGAACGGGGCTGGCCGCACGGACCTCGTCGTTTCCGACGAGTCCGGGGCCGTGCTGCTTCTGCCGCAGCTCGCTAGCGGCAGGTTCACGAAGCCCGCGGCGCTGCTCGCGGGCGGGAAGGCGCTGCAGCTGCCCGGAGGGCCTGCAGCGCCGAGCGTCGCCGACGTCGATGGCGACGGCAAGCTCGACCTTGTCCTAGGCGGAGCCGATGGACAAGTATGGCTCTACAAAGGCCGCAGCGCAGTGGGCCTTGAGCTAGAAGCTCAGGGCAGCGCTCTGTTCCCGCTGCCAAATAAATCTACGCACGCCGCACCATCCGTGCGTGACATCAACGGCGACGGCCGACTCGATATCGTGGTCGGCAGCAGCGACGGGGACCTGCAAGTGTATCTCCAAGGCTCTGATAATGGCGCTTGGACGCCACAGGGTCCCCTACAGGGCGCAACCCTGAACCAAGTCGGCGATCACGCCTTGGTTGCAGGCCACTACTCCGTCCCGCTTTGGATAGATCTTAATCACGACGGTAAAGACGACCTGGTCGTCGGCGGTATCGAATTCGGGTCCCCCGTTTCGATCGACGACCCGCAGTTTCCTTATCAAGCGGAATTGAAGGAGTTCATCCAATACGCGCGTGACAATCATTTACAAATCGATCCGCACGTGTTTGTGCATAATTTCAAAAGTGCTGAGCAGGAGCGCACTGAGCTTTCCCTTCACAAGAAAGCATTCGATAAGCTCGGCATCCCTTGGCTGCACCTTGGAACGAACCAACACACGTGGCGCATCAATAACATAGATCACCAGCAAACACTGGAAAATGAACAGCAGCAAGGATTATGGTACAATTTCGGATTCTTATCACCCGATTCGCCCGTTATTCCACGCCCGGAAGAGATTTGGTCGCTTCCCTTCCTACTACAGGATAAACAAGGGAATACGGATCATACGATGCTGATTCATACACCGACGCCGGTGCTGCGAACAGGAGACTATGCGACGACAGATGTTTTCGAATCGATGGTTAAATTGGATATGCCGATTGATTATTTCGAACACATCGAGTACCATTTTCCCGTACCATCTTTGGTTGCCGATTTAACCAATTTTGCTGACTACTTTAATAAACTTCGTATGAAGCATGATTATAATTTTATGACCGAAACACAGATGGCGAAGTCATTCTTAACCGCTATGAAAAGCGAGGTTCGTATCAGTCAGTCATGGGCCTCATATTTATGGGACAAGCTCAAAGATCGATTAGCTGGCGGCAGTCCACACTTTCATGCCACTTTGACACCGAATACCGACAAGGTGCCAAGCTTGGCTGGTGAGTATGCTGCGACACTGGGTGTTGTCATCGAAAAGGGTGAAAAACTTGCCCTATACTCCCTACAAAGTGATTCGGATATTTACACGACAATTGATAACCGATTTTATCTAGGTTTGGCTAAGCCATCCTCCATCGGTATTGGAGCGACCAAGGAGAAGTTTCATGTCGTTCGTTCTAATATTCCTTTTGAGCTAACCCAGCAAGGAAACACTCATCAATTAATCCTGAAATCAGCAGGTCTGCAGCAAGTGAAGGTATTCAGTCCTACAGAGCTGCGTTTCGACGAATCATCCGAGGTCAAAATCGAGCATGACGCCCAAACACATATGTACACCATCACCCGATACGGTGATTTGACGACACTTTCTTTCACTTCAAAGTGA
- a CDS encoding ABC transporter ATP-binding protein yields MLEVKQVSKLYENDRGVHNIDFSMQRGEIVGFLGPNGAGKTTTMRMITGYLNPTHGQIWVDGHSMADNPKKARRKIGYLPETPPLYPEMTVQAYLRFIANLRDVPAREQKLRVGEAIDKLGLQGREKQIIRSLSKGYKQRLGLAQAILHQPDLLILDEPTSGLDPKQIIEIRQLIHELGENHTVLLSTHILPEINAICNRVLIINQGRVVLDERPEHLGRTMGETFEVSLEVKGPRERILTELRSLEAVAEVKEVDAPSDAATIAAPAAQDVFITDDASKEAATTEPPAAAETVKLLVTSADRSDIREAMFFRLAGAGYPILEMKRESLSLEDIFLKLTTDEPVEAEGTPKEEVDTDA; encoded by the coding sequence ATGCTTGAGGTCAAACAAGTCAGCAAGCTGTACGAAAATGATCGCGGCGTACACAACATCGATTTCTCGATGCAGCGCGGTGAGATCGTCGGCTTCTTAGGGCCGAACGGTGCTGGCAAAACAACGACGATGCGCATGATTACGGGTTATTTAAACCCTACGCATGGTCAAATATGGGTAGATGGTCACTCCATGGCTGATAACCCGAAGAAAGCACGCCGCAAAATCGGTTATTTACCCGAAACGCCACCTCTCTATCCAGAGATGACGGTGCAAGCTTATTTACGATTTATCGCAAATCTTCGCGATGTGCCAGCACGGGAGCAGAAGCTGCGTGTCGGCGAAGCGATCGACAAGCTAGGTCTGCAAGGCCGCGAGAAGCAAATCATCCGCTCCTTGTCTAAGGGCTACAAGCAGCGCTTGGGCCTCGCGCAAGCGATTCTGCACCAACCGGATCTGCTTATCCTGGACGAGCCCACGTCTGGCCTCGATCCGAAGCAGATCATCGAGATTCGCCAGCTGATTCATGAGCTGGGCGAGAACCACACAGTGCTGCTGAGCACGCACATTCTCCCGGAAATTAACGCGATTTGCAATCGCGTTCTCATTATTAACCAAGGCCGCGTCGTTCTCGACGAGCGCCCTGAGCATCTCGGCCGCACGATGGGCGAGACATTCGAGGTATCGCTCGAGGTCAAGGGACCTCGCGAGCGGATCTTGACCGAGCTGCGCAGCCTAGAGGCGGTCGCAGAAGTGAAAGAAGTCGACGCGCCGAGCGACGCTGCAACTATCGCTGCCCCGGCTGCGCAGGATGTGTTCATTACCGACGATGCATCGAAAGAAGCAGCAACCACAGAACCACCAGCAGCAGCCGAAACTGTGAAGCTGCTAGTCACCTCTGCGGATCGCTCCGATATCCGCGAGGCGATGTTCTTCCGCCTGGCAGGCGCAGGCTATCCGATCCTCGAAATGAAGCGGGAAAGCCTCAGCTTAGAGGATATCTTCCTCAAGTTGACGACGGATGAACCTGTCGAAGCCGAAGGCACTCCGAAGGAGGAGGTAGACACCGATGCGTAG